In a genomic window of Macaca nemestrina isolate mMacNem1 chromosome 18, mMacNem.hap1, whole genome shotgun sequence:
- the LOC105467855 gene encoding deoxyribonuclease-1 isoform X4: protein MPPSSATLCRDAPDTYHYVVSEPLGRNSYKERYLFVYRPDQVSVVDSYYYDDGCEPCGNDTFSREPAIVRFSCPFTGSGRCTEVREFAIVPLHAAPEDAVAEIDALYDVYLDVQEKWGLEDVMLMGDFNAGCSYVRPSQWSSIRLRTSPTFQWLIPDTADTTATSTHCAYDRIVVAGTLLQDAVVPDSALPFNFQAAYGLSDQLVRVLLAQSHGDGTQELRVSPDPVPTCLQAQAISDHYPVEVMLK, encoded by the exons ATGCCACCCTCGTCAGCTACATTGTGCAG GGATGCACCAGACACCTATCACTATGTGGTCAGTGAACCACTGGGACGGAACAGCTATAAGGAGCGCTACCTGTTCGTGTACAG GCCTGACCAGGTGTCTGTGGTGGACAGCTACTACTACGATGACGGCTGCGAGCCCTGTGGGAACGACACCTTCAGCCGAGAGCCAGCCATCGTCAGGTTCTCCTGCCCATTCACAG GGAGTGGCCGCTGCACAGAGGTCAGGGAGTTTGCCATTGTCCCCCTGCATGCGGCCCCGGAGGACGCAGTAGCTGAGATCGATGCTCTCTATGACGTCTACCTGGATGTCCAAGAGAAATGGGGCTTGGAG GACGTCATGTTGATGGGCGACTTCAATGCGGGCTGCAGCTATGTGAGACCCTCCCAGTGGTCATCCATCCGCCTGCGGACGAGCCCCACCTTCCAGTGGCTGATCCCTGACACCGCTGACACCACAGCTACATCGACGCACTGCGCCTACGACAG GATCGTGGTTGCAGGGACGCTGCTCCAGGACGCCGTTGTTCCCGACTCGGCTCTTCCCTTTAACTTCCAGGCTGCCTATGGCCTGAGTGACCAACTGGTACGTGTCCTCCTTGCACAGTCACATGGGGATGGGACACAGGAACTTAGGGTCAGCCCAGACCCTGTGCCCACTTGCCTGCAGGCCCAAGCCATCAGTGACCACTATCCAGTGGAGGTGATGCTGAAGTGA
- the LOC105467855 gene encoding deoxyribonuclease-1 isoform X1, which produces MRGMRLLGALLALLALLQGAVSLKIAAFNIQTFGETKMSNATLVSYIVQILSRYDIALVQEVRDSHLTAVGKLLDNLNQDAPDTYHYVVSEPLGRNSYKERYLFVYRPDQVSVVDSYYYDDGCEPCGNDTFSREPAIVRFSCPFTGSGRCTEVREFAIVPLHAAPEDAVAEIDALYDVYLDVQEKWGLEDVMLMGDFNAGCSYVRPSQWSSIRLRTSPTFQWLIPDTADTTATSTHCAYDRIVVAGTLLQDAVVPDSALPFNFQAAYGLSDQLVRVLLAQSHGDGTQELRVSPDPVPTCLQAQAISDHYPVEVMLK; this is translated from the exons ATGAGGGGCATGAGGCTGCTGGGGGCTCTGCTGGCACTGTTGGCCCTACTGCAGGGGGCCGTGTCCCTGAAGATCGCAGCCTTCAACATCCAGACATTTGGGGAGACCAAGATGTCCAATGCCACCCTCGTCAGCTACATTGTGCAG ATCCTGAGCCGCTACGACATCGCCCTGGTCCAGGAGGTCAGAGACAGCCACCTGACTGCCGTGGGGAAGCTGCTGGACAACCTCAATCA GGATGCACCAGACACCTATCACTATGTGGTCAGTGAACCACTGGGACGGAACAGCTATAAGGAGCGCTACCTGTTCGTGTACAG GCCTGACCAGGTGTCTGTGGTGGACAGCTACTACTACGATGACGGCTGCGAGCCCTGTGGGAACGACACCTTCAGCCGAGAGCCAGCCATCGTCAGGTTCTCCTGCCCATTCACAG GGAGTGGCCGCTGCACAGAGGTCAGGGAGTTTGCCATTGTCCCCCTGCATGCGGCCCCGGAGGACGCAGTAGCTGAGATCGATGCTCTCTATGACGTCTACCTGGATGTCCAAGAGAAATGGGGCTTGGAG GACGTCATGTTGATGGGCGACTTCAATGCGGGCTGCAGCTATGTGAGACCCTCCCAGTGGTCATCCATCCGCCTGCGGACGAGCCCCACCTTCCAGTGGCTGATCCCTGACACCGCTGACACCACAGCTACATCGACGCACTGCGCCTACGACAG GATCGTGGTTGCAGGGACGCTGCTCCAGGACGCCGTTGTTCCCGACTCGGCTCTTCCCTTTAACTTCCAGGCTGCCTATGGCCTGAGTGACCAACTGGTACGTGTCCTCCTTGCACAGTCACATGGGGATGGGACACAGGAACTTAGGGTCAGCCCAGACCCTGTGCCCACTTGCCTGCAGGCCCAAGCCATCAGTGACCACTATCCAGTGGAGGTGATGCTGAAGTGA
- the LOC105467855 gene encoding deoxyribonuclease-1 isoform X5 produces the protein MPPSSATLCRDAPDTYHYVVSEPLGRNSYKERYLFVYRPDQVSVVDSYYYDDGCEPCGNDTFSREPAIVRFSCPFTGSGRCTEVREFAIVPLHAAPEDAVAEIDALYDVYLDVQEKWGLEDVMLMGDFNAGCSYVRPSQWSSIRLRTSPTFQWLIPDTADTTATSTHCAYDRIVVAGTLLQDAVVPDSALPFNFQAAYGLSDQLAQAISDHYPVEVMLK, from the exons ATGCCACCCTCGTCAGCTACATTGTGCAG GGATGCACCAGACACCTATCACTATGTGGTCAGTGAACCACTGGGACGGAACAGCTATAAGGAGCGCTACCTGTTCGTGTACAG GCCTGACCAGGTGTCTGTGGTGGACAGCTACTACTACGATGACGGCTGCGAGCCCTGTGGGAACGACACCTTCAGCCGAGAGCCAGCCATCGTCAGGTTCTCCTGCCCATTCACAG GGAGTGGCCGCTGCACAGAGGTCAGGGAGTTTGCCATTGTCCCCCTGCATGCGGCCCCGGAGGACGCAGTAGCTGAGATCGATGCTCTCTATGACGTCTACCTGGATGTCCAAGAGAAATGGGGCTTGGAG GACGTCATGTTGATGGGCGACTTCAATGCGGGCTGCAGCTATGTGAGACCCTCCCAGTGGTCATCCATCCGCCTGCGGACGAGCCCCACCTTCCAGTGGCTGATCCCTGACACCGCTGACACCACAGCTACATCGACGCACTGCGCCTACGACAG GATCGTGGTTGCAGGGACGCTGCTCCAGGACGCCGTTGTTCCCGACTCGGCTCTTCCCTTTAACTTCCAGGCTGCCTATGGCCTGAGTGACCAACTG GCCCAAGCCATCAGTGACCACTATCCAGTGGAGGTGATGCTGAAGTGA
- the LOC105467855 gene encoding deoxyribonuclease-1 isoform X3 yields the protein MRGMRLLGALLALLALLQGAVSLKIAAFNIQTFGETKMSNATLVSYIVQILSRYDIALVQEVRDSHLTAVGKLLDNLNQDAPDTYHYVVSEPLGRNSYKERYLFVYRPDQVSVVDSYYYDDGCEPCGNDTFSREPAIVRFSCPFTGSGRCTEVREFAIVPLHAAPEDAVAEIDALYDVYLDVQEKWGLEDVMLMGDFNAGCSYVRPSQWSSIRLRTSPTFQWLIPDTADTTATSTHCAYDRDAAPGRRCSRLGSSL from the exons ATGAGGGGCATGAGGCTGCTGGGGGCTCTGCTGGCACTGTTGGCCCTACTGCAGGGGGCCGTGTCCCTGAAGATCGCAGCCTTCAACATCCAGACATTTGGGGAGACCAAGATGTCCAATGCCACCCTCGTCAGCTACATTGTGCAG ATCCTGAGCCGCTACGACATCGCCCTGGTCCAGGAGGTCAGAGACAGCCACCTGACTGCCGTGGGGAAGCTGCTGGACAACCTCAATCA GGATGCACCAGACACCTATCACTATGTGGTCAGTGAACCACTGGGACGGAACAGCTATAAGGAGCGCTACCTGTTCGTGTACAG GCCTGACCAGGTGTCTGTGGTGGACAGCTACTACTACGATGACGGCTGCGAGCCCTGTGGGAACGACACCTTCAGCCGAGAGCCAGCCATCGTCAGGTTCTCCTGCCCATTCACAG GGAGTGGCCGCTGCACAGAGGTCAGGGAGTTTGCCATTGTCCCCCTGCATGCGGCCCCGGAGGACGCAGTAGCTGAGATCGATGCTCTCTATGACGTCTACCTGGATGTCCAAGAGAAATGGGGCTTGGAG GACGTCATGTTGATGGGCGACTTCAATGCGGGCTGCAGCTATGTGAGACCCTCCCAGTGGTCATCCATCCGCCTGCGGACGAGCCCCACCTTCCAGTGGCTGATCCCTGACACCGCTGACACCACAGCTACATCGACGCACTGCGCCTACGACAG GGACGCTGCTCCAGGACGCCGTTGTTCCCGACTCGGCTCTTCCCTTTAA
- the LOC105467855 gene encoding deoxyribonuclease-1 isoform X2, protein MRGMRLLGALLALLALLQGAVSLKIAAFNIQTFGETKMSNATLVSYIVQILSRYDIALVQEVRDSHLTAVGKLLDNLNQDAPDTYHYVVSEPLGRNSYKERYLFVYRPDQVSVVDSYYYDDGCEPCGNDTFSREPAIVRFSCPFTGSGRCTEVREFAIVPLHAAPEDAVAEIDALYDVYLDVQEKWGLEDVMLMGDFNAGCSYVRPSQWSSIRLRTSPTFQWLIPDTADTTATSTHCAYDRIVVAGTLLQDAVVPDSALPFNFQAAYGLSDQLAQAISDHYPVEVMLK, encoded by the exons ATGAGGGGCATGAGGCTGCTGGGGGCTCTGCTGGCACTGTTGGCCCTACTGCAGGGGGCCGTGTCCCTGAAGATCGCAGCCTTCAACATCCAGACATTTGGGGAGACCAAGATGTCCAATGCCACCCTCGTCAGCTACATTGTGCAG ATCCTGAGCCGCTACGACATCGCCCTGGTCCAGGAGGTCAGAGACAGCCACCTGACTGCCGTGGGGAAGCTGCTGGACAACCTCAATCA GGATGCACCAGACACCTATCACTATGTGGTCAGTGAACCACTGGGACGGAACAGCTATAAGGAGCGCTACCTGTTCGTGTACAG GCCTGACCAGGTGTCTGTGGTGGACAGCTACTACTACGATGACGGCTGCGAGCCCTGTGGGAACGACACCTTCAGCCGAGAGCCAGCCATCGTCAGGTTCTCCTGCCCATTCACAG GGAGTGGCCGCTGCACAGAGGTCAGGGAGTTTGCCATTGTCCCCCTGCATGCGGCCCCGGAGGACGCAGTAGCTGAGATCGATGCTCTCTATGACGTCTACCTGGATGTCCAAGAGAAATGGGGCTTGGAG GACGTCATGTTGATGGGCGACTTCAATGCGGGCTGCAGCTATGTGAGACCCTCCCAGTGGTCATCCATCCGCCTGCGGACGAGCCCCACCTTCCAGTGGCTGATCCCTGACACCGCTGACACCACAGCTACATCGACGCACTGCGCCTACGACAG GATCGTGGTTGCAGGGACGCTGCTCCAGGACGCCGTTGTTCCCGACTCGGCTCTTCCCTTTAACTTCCAGGCTGCCTATGGCCTGAGTGACCAACTG GCCCAAGCCATCAGTGACCACTATCCAGTGGAGGTGATGCTGAAGTGA